The genomic window ATCACCTGACCGCGCGAGATGTTGACGACGGCGGCCCCCTCGGGGAGGAGCGCGATCCGGTCCGCACTGATGAGGTTCTCGGTCTCGGGGGTGAGCGCCGTGCAGAGCACCAGCACGTCCGTGGTCGGCAGCACCTCGTCGAGCCGGTCGACATCGCTCAGCTCGACGCCCTCCGGCAGCTCGTAGCTCCCGCCCACACGACCAACCGCGGTCACGCGGGCGCCGATCGCGTCGAAGGTCCGGACCACGTTCGAGCCCATGCCGCCGACGCCGACGACGGTGACCCGCATGCCGGCCAGCTGCCGGGTGGTGTACCGCTCGAACCGGTGCTCGCGCTGCTGACGCTGCAGGTACGGCAGGCCCTTCACGACGAAGAGCGCGCCGGTCAGGGCGAACTCGGCGAGCGGCACGGCGTGCACGCCACCGGCCGTCGTCGCGACGATGCCGCTCCGGTCGAGACCCGTGCGACGCATGAACGCACCGATGCCCGCACTCGTGGCCTGGATCCACTTCAGGTTCGGCGCCCGCTGCGGCAGGGCCGCTGGATCCTGCCAGTCGAAGTCGAACGCGACCTCGGCCCGCGCGAGCATGTCCTCCCATCGCTGCTGCTCAGCGGCGGAGAGCCGGGGCGTCGGACCGTGGTGGTCGGCCACGTACTGCGGGACGCCGATGAGCGACGGGTCGTAGAGCACCTCGACGTCCGGGTGCGAGGCGCGGATCGCCTCGACGTGCTCGGCTTCGAGGTGGCTGGCGATGAGGATCTGCATGATGGTCCATCCTGCCGCGGGTGCGGCGATGCGTCGGTCGCGGCGCGGTGCGTCGCGCGTTCCTTCGGTCGGTCAGTCGGTCGGCCAGGGCGCGACCGCCGCGAGCCGCTCCGCCGTGAGCGCAGGCCGGACACCGCCTGCCTCCTCGCTGACGATCCGGGGCTGGAGGACCGATCGAGGACCGCAGGCGATCGGCACGAATCCGGGACCGTGACCGGGCATGGGCGAGCCGCCGTGGACGATGATCCCCACGGTGATCCAGTCGCGCCGGTACCCCATGTTGTGGCGGACGTCGAGGTGCTCGACCGCGAACAGGTCCCCGAGCCGCATGTCGACCCCGGCGAGTTCGGGCGATTCCGGCACCACGGCGAGGTCGACGTCCCACTGGTGCGCGGGTCGGCCGATACCGTTCCCGGCCACCTTGCCCGGCAGCACCCCGACCACGTCGAAGCCGGCGACACCGTCCTCGACGCGCAGTGGAAGCGCGTCGAGCAGGGCGGGGTCGATGTTCAGCAGGACGATCTCCTCGGGCAGGTCCTCGCGGCGCAGCCCCTGACCCATGGCGTGCACCGCGATCCGGTCCCCGGGCAGCAGGGCGGCCATCGTCTCGTCGTCGAAGGAGACGATGACCCGGCCCGCCTCGCCGCGCTTGCCGACGACGGACCCCGTCGCCCCCGTCGCCGCGCCGGACCGGACGGTCGCGCGGTTCCCGATGCAGGCGAAGGACGTCAGTCCGAAGCGCGACCCGGCGTCCGGGTGCACGAGCGTGACCCCGGGTGCGACGTGGTCGGTGTCTGAGGCGAAGACCGAGTCTCCCAGGTGCACGCCGAGGACGACCCCGCCGTCGCCGATCGGCACGTAGGGGTGCCCGTCGCGGTCGATCCGGTACGACACCATGGGGGTGAGGCCGGCGTGCTCGACGAAGCCGAGCAGGTTGTTGGCGATGATCGAGCTCATGCGGCCGT from Plantibacter flavus includes these protein-coding regions:
- a CDS encoding D-2-hydroxyacid dehydrogenase, with amino-acid sequence MQILIASHLEAEHVEAIRASHPDVEVLYDPSLIGVPQYVADHHGPTPRLSAAEQQRWEDMLARAEVAFDFDWQDPAALPQRAPNLKWIQATSAGIGAFMRRTGLDRSGIVATTAGGVHAVPLAEFALTGALFVVKGLPYLQRQQREHRFERYTTRQLAGMRVTVVGVGGMGSNVVRTFDAIGARVTAVGRVGGSYELPEGVELSDVDRLDEVLPTTDVLVLCTALTPETENLISADRIALLPEGAAVVNISRGQVIDEDALIEALRSGRLGGAALDVFREEPLPADSPLWDLDNVLISPHSASTVESENATLTALFIENLARYRAGESLLNRFDADRGY
- a CDS encoding DUF4438 family protein, with protein sequence MSSIIANNLLGFVEHAGLTPMVSYRIDRDGHPYVPIGDGGVVLGVHLGDSVFASDTDHVAPGVTLVHPDAGSRFGLTSFACIGNRATVRSGAATGATGSVVGKRGEAGRVIVSFDDETMAALLPGDRIAVHAMGQGLRREDLPEEIVLLNIDPALLDALPLRVEDGVAGFDVVGVLPGKVAGNGIGRPAHQWDVDLAVVPESPELAGVDMRLGDLFAVEHLDVRHNMGYRRDWITVGIIVHGGSPMPGHGPGFVPIACGPRSVLQPRIVSEEAGGVRPALTAERLAAVAPWPTD